From Methylocystis sp. ATCC 49242, one genomic window encodes:
- the surE gene encoding 5'/3'-nucleotidase SurE: protein MRILITNDDGVHAPGLAVAERVARELTDDIFVIAPEFEQSGVAHSLSLNDPLRLREISPRHFALKGTPTDCVIMGVRKLLLDHPPDLVISGVNSGQNIAEDVTYSGTIAGAMEATILGIPAIALSQVYDFFAGRQTINWDCAETHAGRIVRRLLDVGIPRNVLMNVNFPHCRADEVTGVAITMQGRRSTDLMKIEDRKDGRGNPYHWISFQRGSFTPGPGTDLVALDEKKISITPLQLDLTDHPTVTRLSAAFEEGA from the coding sequence GCGGAGCGGGTCGCGCGCGAATTGACCGACGATATCTTCGTCATCGCGCCGGAGTTCGAACAGTCGGGCGTGGCGCATTCGCTGTCGCTCAACGATCCATTGCGGCTGCGCGAGATTTCGCCGCGTCATTTCGCGCTGAAGGGAACGCCGACCGACTGCGTCATCATGGGCGTGCGCAAATTGCTGCTCGACCACCCGCCGGACCTCGTGATCTCAGGCGTCAACAGTGGCCAGAACATCGCGGAGGACGTGACCTATTCAGGCACGATCGCGGGCGCGATGGAGGCGACCATCCTCGGCATTCCGGCCATCGCCCTTTCGCAGGTCTATGATTTCTTCGCAGGCCGCCAGACGATCAACTGGGATTGCGCCGAGACTCACGCCGGCAGGATCGTTCGCCGCCTGCTCGACGTCGGAATCCCTCGCAATGTTCTAATGAACGTGAATTTCCCCCATTGCCGCGCCGATGAAGTGACGGGCGTCGCCATCACGATGCAGGGACGGCGAAGCACCGATCTGATGAAGATCGAGGATCGCAAGGACGGGCGCGGCAATCCCTATCACTGGATTTCTTTCCAGCGCGGCAGCTTCACGCCGGGGCCGGGCACTGATCTCGTGGCGCTCGACGAGAAGAAGATTTCGATTACTCCGCTGCAGCTCGATCTCACCGATCACCCGACGGTGACGCGGCTTTCGGCGGCTTTCGAGGAGGGCGCATGA
- a CDS encoding protein-L-isoaspartate O-methyltransferase, with translation MIEAGAVTGDIEERAAFLLALRQAGVRDISVMRALEIVPREAFAPYRFRDLANRNMSLPIGCGQTMSRPADLARRLEALKVGRGHRVLEVGTGSGYGTATLAQLGREIVSLERYETLAIEAARRLAALKVSNAVALHADGLAPSRTLGEFDRIIVQASIAGTPDALLQMLAPGGALLFGRREATAPGEPPRERLIKLDRIEKGEIRETDLGPHILGAAAIGVAQAL, from the coding sequence ATGATCGAGGCGGGAGCAGTCACGGGCGACATCGAGGAGCGCGCGGCGTTTCTGCTGGCGTTGCGCCAGGCCGGCGTGCGCGACATTTCCGTCATGCGGGCGCTCGAAATCGTGCCGCGCGAGGCTTTCGCGCCATACAGGTTCCGCGATCTCGCCAATCGCAACATGAGCCTGCCGATCGGCTGCGGACAAACCATGTCGCGCCCCGCCGATCTCGCCCGCCGGCTGGAGGCGCTCAAGGTCGGGCGCGGTCATCGCGTGCTGGAGGTCGGCACGGGGTCCGGTTACGGGACCGCGACGCTGGCGCAACTCGGCCGCGAGATCGTGAGCCTCGAACGCTACGAGACTCTCGCGATTGAAGCGGCCCGACGCCTCGCCGCGCTCAAGGTGTCGAATGCGGTGGCGCTGCACGCGGACGGTCTCGCGCCCTCCCGGACGCTTGGCGAATTCGACCGCATCATTGTCCAGGCTTCGATTGCGGGGACGCCCGACGCGCTGCTGCAAATGCTTGCGCCGGGCGGGGCGTTGCTCTTCGGGCGCCGCGAGGCGACGGCGCCGGGCGAGCCGCCGCGTGAACGATTGATTAAGCTTGATCGCATCGAGAAGGGTGAAATCCGCGAGACCGACCTTGGCCCGCATATCCTTGGCGCAGCGGCGATTGGGGTTGCTCAGGCGTTGTAA